TTTCAGGAGACAAGCCAGACCCGGAATGGCAAGGATTAAGCTAGGAAAATCTGGGCTCTCTCAGTTTGATAACCACCGTGATAAAGCCAATTACTTGGTCTGACAGACAGATGAATTCACCGAGCACCGCTTGCATTTACCATCACAGGGCTCAACATGAATAGTAACATTGGTTCGGGGCAATCGCGCCTGGATATCATGCTCTAACAGGTCACACACCCGATGAGTCTGCTCCAGACTGATGTCCTTGGCCATTACCAGATGGAGATCAATATAGCGTTGGTTTCCAGAGCGGCGGGTGCGCAATTCATGGAAGCCAACTATCTGACTGCCTTGCTCGGATAAGCAAGATTTTATGACCGTCTGCTCAGAACTGGGAAGGCTGGCATCCACCAACCCAAGAAGCGGTTTGTTTATGGCATCATAGGCTAATTTCGCGATATAGATAGCAATACCGATGGCAATTATCGGATCGAGTATGCTTAAGCCGGTGAGTCGCACCACCAGCAACCCAACCAGCACTGCTGCTGTCGAATAGATATCACCAGTGATATTGCGGGCATTGGCCTCCAATACCACCGAGCCGGTAGCTCGGGATACCTTTAGCAGGTGGCGCGAAAGCAGAATGCTGGCAACCATGGAGACAGCCATCGCTCCAATTCCTGCCTCAGCCAGCCCTATAGTAGTCCTGTTTATTATCCGCCCGACTGACGAATAGACTATCAGCCCAGCAGCAACAAAAATGAGCACCCCCTGCACCGCACCGGCCATATCTTCTACTTTGCCATGACCAAAAGGATGTTCTTCATCAGCCGGCTTGGTAGCAATGCGCACAGCAAAAAATGTGACCAGCCCAGCAAAGAGGTCCAGAAAACTATCCGCTGCCTGGGCAAACACGCTGATGCTGCCGCTAATCCAGCCAACAATTATCTTCAGCAATATCAGCCCAATAACAACCCCGATTAAGAGATTAGCAGCGCCCTTTTCAGTTGAAAACATCAAATGGCTTTTCCTTGCGATAATTCGCTTTTCGGGCTACGAGTTTACCACTTATGCCCCAATAAAACAAATAAGGTATTTAAGGCCGTTTATTAATGTAGTGGCGAGGCTTTAGCCTCGCTATACCCAGAAAATCGTAGATTTAGCCAAGTGTAAAAGGCAACCCTAAAGGGTCGCAACCACATTGAAAATGGAAATGGATTGTTTAGTAAATGCCTCTATATTGCTCACCAGACCCAGCTCTGATATCATAGTGACGCTCTTCTTCATAGCTTGCTTTTGAACAACTTTTAAGAGACAGAGTCACAATGAGCGTAGGCTTGATTTACGACCCAGTCTATCTAGAGCACGATACCGGAACGCATGTCGAAAACGCCCAGAGATTGATAACCACCATGTCCCACCTCGAGGAGAATCACCTCAAAGACAAGCTTATCTCAGTATCACCACGCGCCGCCACAATTGACGAATTAGCCGCAGTGCACGCCCCCGAATACATCTCCAGAATCCAAAATCAAGCGGAAAGAGGCGGGGGCTGGCTTGACCCTGATACCGTAATGTCACCGGGCTCATACAATGCGGCTGCCTATGCTGCTGGTGGCGCTTTGGCAGCAGTTGATGCAGTGATGAACAGACAGGTTAATAGCGCTTTCGCCCTGGTTAGGCCACCAGGACACCACGCCACATGCTGGCAAGCCATGGGCTTCTGCCTGTTCAATAACATAGCTGTGGCCGCCAAGTATGCCCTGTCCAACTTCGACATCAAGCGAATACTTATCGTCGATTTCGATGTCCACCATGGCAATGGCACACAGGACACCTTCTATACTGACCCCCACGTCCTCTATTTCTCCACTCACGAATACCCGTTCTACCCGGGAACCGGCAGCATAGATGAGACCGGAGCCAGAGATGGCGAAGGCTTTACTGTTAACGTGCCCCTACTGGCTGGCTGGGGAGATGACGAATACCAGACAGTCTTCGAAGACATCCTGGCACCAGTGGCCAAGCGCTTCGAGCCACAACTGATCATGGTCTCCGCCGGCTATGATGGGCACTGGGCTGACAACCTGGCTCTAATGCAATTAAGTGTCTCCGGCTTGGCCCGCTTGGTAGAGATCATAAAGACATTAGCTGATATGTTATGTCAAGGACGTATGGCCTTTACCTTAGAAGGTGGCTACCACCTTGAGGCATTGTCTCTATCCATAGGTGCCACGCTTAACATACTTCAGGGAAACCGTGAAACCTTTGACCCTCTGGGCAAACAAGAAGGAAAAACAGAACCAATAGATTTCGATAATTTCATAAAAATGGTGAAGGATATCCACCAGATAGAGTCTTGACATAGCGTTTAAGCCGATTCGACGAGGCTAAAACCTTGCAGCATTTCCACTTCAAGCGGGACTACTGACTGCCTTTTGCCGAGAAGCCAATCCCTTTTCCCAAACTACCAAAAGCTGCCCGGCAATGCACAGGGAAGAATAGATTCCAGTAGCGATACCAATGAGAAGCGCCAACACTAAATTATAGGTAGTTGTTCCACCAAGTAGAAAAAGCGCCACTATAACGAAAAGAGTAGCCAGACCTGTATTTAGAGAGCGTCCCATAGACTCGGTGATACCGTAATTTACTATCACTTCAAAGTCGCGGCTCACCCCTCGCTTCAAGTTCTCTCGAATGCGGTCAAAGACAACCACGATGTTATTCACACTGACGCCGACAACCGCTAACACGCCGGTAACAAACAAGGCATCGATCTCAACACCAGCCGCCCAACCCAGAATAGAGAAGACAGCGATAACCACCACCAAATCGTGCACCAGGGCAATAACGGCGCAGGTGCCCCAGCGGAAGGGATTGGGCATCTTGCGGAATGCCCAAGAGATATAGAGCAAAATACCTACCGAAGCCACCACAACAGCAATAATAGTGTTACTCACCGTTCCCCTAGCTACAATTGGCGAAACGCTGTAAAGGCTGCTAACTTCAATTTTGGTATCTAACTCTGTCTCTAAACCTTCCTTTAGCTTTGTGTTTTCCTCAGCAGATATTTCCGGGAGACGAACAAAGAAATCTCCTTCGCCAGCAGGTTGAACAACGGCCCTATCATAACCCAAGCTAGTAAACTCTTGACGCAATGTACTTAGCTCTATTTCCTTATCGAAATGCAAGGTCATGGCAGTGCCACTGCTGAAATCTACTCCCAGCTTAAGCCCGAAAACAGCCAGTGAGATTATACCTGGAATGATTACAATAGCTGAGATTAGAAAGAACCAGTTTCTTTTGCCAACCAAATCAATCATTGTTTCAATACTCCGTAAGCGCCCGGTCTTCTTGCCACGCCAAGTCCCACAAATGTACGTAGAAAAGTTCTAGTAACCACAACCTGTGTAAACATACTCAAGGCCGTGCCGATGAACAGAGTGGTGGCAAAACCTATGACCAAAAAATTGCCGAACGTATTTCCCAACCAGTAAAGGACGGCACAGGCGATAAAGACGGTTACGTTGGCATCAAAGATGGCTGACCAAGATTGGCGGAAGCTCTCCTCTACTGCCGCCCCCAGAGTACGCCCGCGTCTCAGTTCCTCTTTCAAACGCTCGGCCACAAGAACATTCCCATCTACTCCCATACCTATGGATACAATAAAGCCGGCAATACCTGGGAGTGTCAAAACCACCGGAATTAGCTTAAAAATAGCCAGGTTCAATGCTACAAAAACAACCAGCGCCAGACAGGCCACAAAACCAGAGAAACGGTAATAGGCAATCATAAATAGAACCACCATAGCCGATCCGATTATTCCTGCCATCAGGCTTTTCCGCAGAGAATCCTCACCCAATGTAGCCCCGATATCTCTACGTTCAACTACTGTCAGGGGCACATCCAGAGAGCCCGAGTTAAGCTGTATAGCCAGTGTCCTGGCTTCCTCTAGATTTAGCCCAGTAATAACCCCTCTCTCCTTAATCACGGATTGCACTGTCGGCCAAGAGATGGGTTCGCCATCCAAGTATATACCCAGCGGCTTCTGCAAGTTGCGTTGCGTAATCTGCTCAAAGAGAATGGCGCCTTCCTCGTTCCACTCAAAAGCCACTTCAGGCTTATTGGTCTGTGGCTCTAAAACAACCTGGGCATTTGGCTTTAGATACTTGCCAGTGAGTTCCCTTTCTTGCCCATCGCTGCCTTTGGCCTTAGCAACCGCAGTGAACTTGGGCTTACCAGTCTCATCAAACACTAACCGGCCAGACGCATCAAGCTCCATCTCCCTAAAATCAAGCTCAGCCGTCTGACCAATAAGCTTAATCGCCTCGTCAATATCTTTGACGCCAGGAAGCTGGACCAGAACGAAGCTGCCTCGTTCGTTCCGAATTGTCTGAACTATGGGCTCAGTCACACCGTAGGCGTTAACTCGCCGTTCGATTTTGTTTTTCACGCCCTCAATAACGTCAGCATCTGTCTGTGCCGGGTCTTTCTTGGTCAAGTCGATGCTGTAAACTAAATGGCTGCCTCCACTGAGATCAAGCCCCAATTTAAAGTCATCCCTGCCGAATATTCCATTACCCGGCAATATCACCCACAGGGAAAAGCCGAAAAGAATCAGTATGAAAATGAGTAGAGGGGCATTTCCTCTTTTCAATTAATCACCCATTCCTAGTAATTTAAATCGGTTGAAAAATCTCAACAAGCCATACCGCACTGTCTCTTCTCCAATTCCTTACGCACCAGCTCTAGGGCTTCCTCCCTCGTGCTTAACTCCCCAGCCGCTTGAGCCTCTCGCACCTCAGTCAAAAGCCCACCGACCAGACGCCCCGGCCTCAAGCCAAAGATATCGATTAAATCATGGCCATCAATCAACTTGACCGGCAGAACCTCAGCCTCCTGCTTTAAATGCTCGGCCAGTATATAGCTAATTAACTGATTATGCTGCTGCCATTCCTCAATGTCAAGTTTGGGCCCATGAGTAGCCAGATAATCAGCCAGGGCTAGAAACAGGACATCGATTCCAGCCTCCTCGGTATCACGAAAATACCGATAAATAGCCCGGCTGGTAGGCAAGCCATCGTTAGCCATCTGGGCGGGGCGGAGATGGTGATAAACCAGATTCTCCACCAATCTTATCTCCCGACCGCTGAACCGCAGCCTCTCTAAAATCACAGCCGCCATAGCCGCTCCCTGCTTGGTATGTCCCAAAAAACGCGTTCTGCCTGTTTCATCAACCGTCTTGGTCGTCGGTTTGGCAATATCATGCATCAGTGCCCCCAATTTGAGCAGCAGCCTTCGATTGCTGCCGCCGGACACCTCCTCATCGAAATGCTTACTTATCTCCTCCGACCACGGGGTTACTGTCAACAAGTCCTCTTTGCCATATTTCCATAGGTTCTCCCGGAGCAAAAAATCCGCAGCAGCCATCGTCTCTACAGAATGGTCGAAGACGTCCCAATAATGCTCTTTCGGCTGCTTCGCTCCCTTCATCTCCTCCAGCTCAGGAATTATCTCGGTGAGCAAACCTAACTTGTCCAAATAGCGCACCGTCTCACCGGAGCCGGGCAAAGCCAATATCCTCACCAGCTCTTCACGCAGTCTCTCCCCGGGAACCAGCTTAGCCAATCGGCAGTCTTTTCGAATTAAACTTTCGGTTCCAGGCTCGATCTTGAAGCCAAGCTCAGCAGCCAACCTGACACCCCGCAGCAACCTTGCCGCATCTTCCTCGAAAATCCGCTGGCCAACTGCCCGCACCAGCCTCTTCTTCAAATCGCTTTTTCCGGAGAAGGGGTCAATAAGCTGAGGCGACCCCGAAATCAGGCCTTGAAGCTCCACCGCCATGGCGTCAATGGTGAAGTCACGTCGTGCCAGGTCATTTTGGATGCTGTTTGAGAAAGAAGAGAAATCCAGATGCCACAGGTGTTCATCGGCAACAATCACCCTGGCCACCATATTCGCCTCATCCAGCAGCACATACCTGCCGTCAATGGCTCTTGCCACTTCCTGAGCCATATTCAAGGCGTCACCACTTACGGCAACGTCAATATCGGCTGTCTCTCTGCCTAGCAGCCAATCGCGGACAAAGCCACCGACTACATAAGTTGGGCACTTATGTGGGGTGAGAATGGTGGATATTTTGGCCAGGAGGCCAAGCGGGTTTTGATTGATGTCAGGCATAGCCCCAGATTATACCCCGGGGCAGTAAAATTGTAAAGACTAAAGTGTATCGTCTATTAGGCTTTTCTTTGGAAAGGAGAGCCATCCTAAACAGCATGTAGCCACGAGGCTTTAGCCTCGTAGCCAGCGACGGAACAATCTCTGTGGATGGTAGACATAATCGGATTGATTAGCTCCGACTATCTGGAGGTTAAAACTTCATTTACCGCATGAAAAGCATTGATACGCCATTTAACTGCACTGATATCAAGCTCGTCACAGCCATGCTCAATAGCTGCTCGCACCTCGTCATTGACAAAGCCATTGCTATTGTTATCGCTTCCCAAGGCAAAGAGGAGGCCGGTCAACCCGGATACATGAGCTGCAGCCATTGAAGTGCCACTCTTGTTGTCATATCGATTACCAGGCAACGTGGAATAGATGCCCACACCCGGAGCTGCTACATCTACCCAATTACCACGACTCGACCACGAGGCTACAGTATCATTACTGTCGGTAGCTGCCACAGCAATAGAATTGGAGTAATAAGCTGGATACACTACTTTTGTACCTACGAAGTTGCCGGCTGCAGCTACTACAACAGCTCCTTGGCTCCAGGCATAGTCAATTGCTTTTTCCAAGCCTGGCGACGGCTCGGTGCTGACCAGGCTCATATTAATAACCTTGGCGCCATGCTCCACTGCCCAGGTAATACCCTTAGCCGCTGCCGAACCATAAAATCTGCCTTGGTCATCAGCCACTTTGACATTCATCAAACGGCAATTGTATGCCACGCCAGTAACACCCACGCCATTATTTGCCGCAGCGGCAATTATGCCGGCAATATGCGTACCATGACCATATATGTCCTTGGTGGTCGGGCTATCGGTGAAATTAACTTCAGCTATCACCTTGCCAGCCAGGCCCTCATACTCCTTATCAATCCCCGTGTCCAGGATAGCGATAACAATGCTGGCCTCTCCTGATGCAATTTCCCAGGCTTGAGGCGCCATAATCTTCGGGATAGCCCACTGCCTGCCAGAATAGTCACCCTCCGAAGTTGCCACAGCCGCTCTATAACTAACAGACTCAGAGTTGGAAGCAACGACAGCCACAGAGCCTGTCATAGCCTCAAAGCTGTCTGGCAACGCCTGAAAGGGGAGAAAACTTGCCGCCAGGCAGAGGAGAAGTAAAACCGGTAACCATATAAACTTTATTCTGATCATTTCTGTGTTAGTTTATATGGTCTAGTCCGTTTTCGAATCGCCCGTAGGTCACGTTTTGATGTGGTAACTTGGTCACAACACAAACCAGGACTAAGTTCCTAAGCAGCATTCAAGGAGATGCACAGGATAATGGCGATACGCAAACAAAGGCATATTGCCCTTAATGGAGGAAATAAAACTGGTGTGGTACGGACTTATTTACTGCCGTGCTCGGGAGAGGTTTCTTCGTTTAGCCTTTTAGCTAATCCCGCCCTTCTCTGCAATGAACAGAGCAATATCCTCCCTGCTGAATCTGCGGTCACCTCGCGGGCCGATGCGGTATGCCTTCAGTACTCCTCTGTCATCCCACCGTCGCACCGTATTAATATGCACGTTGAGAAGCCGGGCTAACTGTCGCCCTGTTAACATACCGTTTGATTGACTAATACGCGCCATGCCAAAAACTCCTTATGCCTACTCTAAAATCGTCTTAACTACTCTAAATCATCCTAACTACTCTAGATTATCTATATTAACTTTAACTCACTCTATGTCACTACACAATCACCCAAAGGTACCGAATGACATGGTAGATTAGCCCTATACAATTATCACTAAAAAGTCCTTCTAGTAAAAAAGTCCTATACATGGTGAGGTTTTGTTATGATAAGTTACTTGACAATGAGCGCCTTATATGCGATTATGGCCCTACTAAATATTAAATACAATTTAAATACAATTGGGGGGCAATGAAGCGCCGGCCGCAATTTGGTCACTTGGTTGGTGCCGAGCCAGTAGTGAAACCGACCCATTTTTTGTGTCGGTTTCTTTCTCTTTCTTGCACGC
This Chloroflexota bacterium DNA region includes the following protein-coding sequences:
- a CDS encoding cation transporter, with translation MFSTEKGAANLLIGVVIGLILLKIIVGWISGSISVFAQAADSFLDLFAGLVTFFAVRIATKPADEEHPFGHGKVEDMAGAVQGVLIFVAAGLIVYSSVGRIINRTTIGLAEAGIGAMAVSMVASILLSRHLLKVSRATGSVVLEANARNITGDIYSTAAVLVGLLVVRLTGLSILDPIIAIGIAIYIAKLAYDAINKPLLGLVDASLPSSEQTVIKSCLSEQGSQIVGFHELRTRRSGNQRYIDLHLVMAKDISLEQTHRVCDLLEHDIQARLPRTNVTIHVEPCDGKCKRCSVNSSVCQTK
- a CDS encoding histone deacetylase; this encodes MSVGLIYDPVYLEHDTGTHVENAQRLITTMSHLEENHLKDKLISVSPRAATIDELAAVHAPEYISRIQNQAERGGGWLDPDTVMSPGSYNAAAYAAGGALAAVDAVMNRQVNSAFALVRPPGHHATCWQAMGFCLFNNIAVAAKYALSNFDIKRILIVDFDVHHGNGTQDTFYTDPHVLYFSTHEYPFYPGTGSIDETGARDGEGFTVNVPLLAGWGDDEYQTVFEDILAPVAKRFEPQLIMVSAGYDGHWADNLALMQLSVSGLARLVEIIKTLADMLCQGRMAFTLEGGYHLEALSLSIGATLNILQGNRETFDPLGKQEGKTEPIDFDNFIKMVKDIHQIES
- the secF gene encoding protein translocase subunit SecF is translated as MIDLVGKRNWFFLISAIVIIPGIISLAVFGLKLGVDFSSGTAMTLHFDKEIELSTLRQEFTSLGYDRAVVQPAGEGDFFVRLPEISAEENTKLKEGLETELDTKIEVSSLYSVSPIVARGTVSNTIIAVVVASVGILLYISWAFRKMPNPFRWGTCAVIALVHDLVVVIAVFSILGWAAGVEIDALFVTGVLAVVGVSVNNIVVVFDRIRENLKRGVSRDFEVIVNYGITESMGRSLNTGLATLFVIVALFLLGGTTTYNLVLALLIGIATGIYSSLCIAGQLLVVWEKGLASRQKAVSSPA
- the secD gene encoding protein translocase subunit SecD, producing the protein MKRGNAPLLIFILILFGFSLWVILPGNGIFGRDDFKLGLDLSGGSHLVYSIDLTKKDPAQTDADVIEGVKNKIERRVNAYGVTEPIVQTIRNERGSFVLVQLPGVKDIDEAIKLIGQTAELDFREMELDASGRLVFDETGKPKFTAVAKAKGSDGQERELTGKYLKPNAQVVLEPQTNKPEVAFEWNEEGAILFEQITQRNLQKPLGIYLDGEPISWPTVQSVIKERGVITGLNLEEARTLAIQLNSGSLDVPLTVVERRDIGATLGEDSLRKSLMAGIIGSAMVVLFMIAYYRFSGFVACLALVVFVALNLAIFKLIPVVLTLPGIAGFIVSIGMGVDGNVLVAERLKEELRRGRTLGAAVEESFRQSWSAIFDANVTVFIACAVLYWLGNTFGNFLVIGFATTLFIGTALSMFTQVVVTRTFLRTFVGLGVARRPGAYGVLKQ
- a CDS encoding CCA tRNA nucleotidyltransferase, with translation MPDINQNPLGLLAKISTILTPHKCPTYVVGGFVRDWLLGRETADIDVAVSGDALNMAQEVARAIDGRYVLLDEANMVARVIVADEHLWHLDFSSFSNSIQNDLARRDFTIDAMAVELQGLISGSPQLIDPFSGKSDLKKRLVRAVGQRIFEEDAARLLRGVRLAAELGFKIEPGTESLIRKDCRLAKLVPGERLREELVRILALPGSGETVRYLDKLGLLTEIIPELEEMKGAKQPKEHYWDVFDHSVETMAAADFLLRENLWKYGKEDLLTVTPWSEEISKHFDEEVSGGSNRRLLLKLGALMHDIAKPTTKTVDETGRTRFLGHTKQGAAMAAVILERLRFSGREIRLVENLVYHHLRPAQMANDGLPTSRAIYRYFRDTEEAGIDVLFLALADYLATHGPKLDIEEWQQHNQLISYILAEHLKQEAEVLPVKLIDGHDLIDIFGLRPGRLVGGLLTEVREAQAAGELSTREEALELVRKELEKRQCGMAC
- a CDS encoding peptidase S8, producing the protein MIRIKFIWLPVLLLLCLAASFLPFQALPDSFEAMTGSVAVVASNSESVSYRAAVATSEGDYSGRQWAIPKIMAPQAWEIASGEASIVIAILDTGIDKEYEGLAGKVIAEVNFTDSPTTKDIYGHGTHIAGIIAAAANNGVGVTGVAYNCRLMNVKVADDQGRFYGSAAAKGITWAVEHGAKVINMSLVSTEPSPGLEKAIDYAWSQGAVVVAAAGNFVGTKVVYPAYYSNSIAVAATDSNDTVASWSSRGNWVDVAAPGVGIYSTLPGNRYDNKSGTSMAAAHVSGLTGLLFALGSDNNSNGFVNDEVRAAIEHGCDELDISAVKWRINAFHAVNEVLTSR
- a CDS encoding helix-turn-helix domain-containing protein; its protein translation is MARISQSNGMLTGRQLARLLNVHINTVRRWDDRGVLKAYRIGPRGDRRFSREDIALFIAEKGGIS